The Triticum aestivum cultivar Chinese Spring chromosome 6D, IWGSC CS RefSeq v2.1, whole genome shotgun sequence genomic sequence CAGGTGCCTGCGCTGGTGGTGTTCGGCGACTCCATCGTGGACCCGGGGAACAACAACGCCATCCACACCATCATCAAGGCCAACTTCCCGCCCTACGGCCACGACTTCGGCGCCGACCACCGCCCCACCGGCCGCTTCTGCAACGGCCGGATCCCCACCGACTTCATCGCCTCCAAGCTGGGGCTCAAGCAGCTCCTCCCGGCCTACCTGCAGCAGTCCCCGAACCTCACCACCCACGACCTGCTCACCGGCGTCAGCTTCGCGTCGGGCGGGACCGGCTACGACCCGCTCACCGCGCAGCTCGCCTCCGTCATCTCCATGACGGACCAGCTCCGCATGTTCCATGAGTACAAGGCCAAGGTCCGGGCCCTGGCTGGCGACGCCGCTCTCTCGGAGATCCTCTCGAAGGGAGTCTTCGCGGTGTGCGCGGGCAGCGACGACGTGGCCAACACCTACTTCACCATGCGCGCCCGCAGCTCCTACTCGCACGCCGACTACGCGTCCCTCATCGTGTCCCACGCCGGCGCCTTCCTCGACGGCCTGCTCTCCGCGGGGGCCAAGCGAgtggccatcatctccatgccgcCCATCGGGTGCGTGCCGTCCCAGCGCACGCTCTCGGGCGGCATGGCGCGGGACTGCTCGTCGGGCCACAACGAGATCGCCGAGATGATCAACGCCGGCATGGGCACCACCGTGGAGTCGCTCAAGGCCAAGCACCAGGGGGCGAGGGTGGTGCTCATGGACATCTACGGGTACTTGTTCGACATGATGATGCGCCCGGAGGGGTACGGGTTCAAGGAGTCCACGCTGGGCTGCTGCGGCACCGGCATGATGGAGGTCTCCGTGCTCTGCAACGGTGTTACGTCGGCGGTGTGC encodes the following:
- the LOC123142891 gene encoding GDSL esterase/lipase EXL3, whose protein sequence is MGMGVRRGTATMQGRSFIFVLVVLLAVATGVSGRTTYTGSSNTASASGARVTTPPATGKKQGHHDHLVKPKPQTKETNTKQVPALVVFGDSIVDPGNNNAIHTIIKANFPPYGHDFGADHRPTGRFCNGRIPTDFIASKLGLKQLLPAYLQQSPNLTTHDLLTGVSFASGGTGYDPLTAQLASVISMTDQLRMFHEYKAKVRALAGDAALSEILSKGVFAVCAGSDDVANTYFTMRARSSYSHADYASLIVSHAGAFLDGLLSAGAKRVAIISMPPIGCVPSQRTLSGGMARDCSSGHNEIAEMINAGMGTTVESLKAKHQGARVVLMDIYGYLFDMMMRPEGYGFKESTLGCCGTGMMEVSVLCNGVTSAVCGDVTDYLFWDSYHPTEKAYRILVDFVYDNYLKELID